The stretch of DNA CTCTTGGAGAGCCACCACTCTGATCTGCTGGCTTCATATGACAACCCTCTCGACCATTTGAGGCTCTTCCCTTACTACTCCAACTATCTCAAGCTCAGCCTTTTGGAGTACACCTTACTGGCGAGGCACGTGCCGAACCGGCCTGGCAGGGTGGCGTTCGTCGGCTCCGGACCTCTGCCTCTGACCTCCATCGTGCTGGCCAAGCGGCACATGCCGGTGGCGGAGTTCCACAACTACGATCTAGACCCGACTGCCAATGATCGCGCTAGCCGGCTGGTGCGTAGCGATCCCGACATGGCGGCGCGCATGGCGTTCCACACGGCGGACGTGCTCAGCGTGACGGACGAGCTGAGGGGGTTCGACGTGGTGTTCCTGGCGGCGCTAGTGGGGGTCGACCACGACGAGAAGGTCCGGGTGATTGAGCACCTCGCGCGCCACATGGCCCCGGGGGCCGTCCTGGTGGCCCGGAGCGCCCACAGCGCCAGGGCCTTCCTGTATCCGGTGGTGGAGCCAGCGGAACTGACAGGGTTCGAGGTGCTGACGGTGCACCACCCCGTCGACGAGGTCATCAACTCGGTGATCGTGGCGAGGAAGCCGAAAGACGACCACGCCGCTGGTGCTGCAGCCGTGACGAGGCCTTGCAAGTGCTGCGAGATGGTGCAGGGCTTCCATCACTTCCGCCATGGAAGCGTGATGGGGGACGCTGCACCGGAAGAGCTCCCCTCCTGACGGACGAACGCCTCCTCCATTCCAAGAAAGAGAAGTTGCTGAATCATTCTCCAACTATTATTGTGTGCTTAATTCTAAGATGGTGTGCTGCTATCATGTATGGACTGAACTTTATTTCGATCACTTACGTATGCTTTGTTAAAGGAAGTATCAGATTCAAGATTGAACAGCAGAACATTAATGTCTTATTTAATGcaggaaaaggaaaagaaccTAACAATTAGAAGGCGTCTTTCTTGTATTGTTCTCCTCTTACGTCAAGATAAAGACAACAGAActgcccaaaaaaaaaagaaagagataatCTCCATGCTGTTCAACAGACATTATATAAACAGAAATTGAAGTCCATAGCATTACTATGGTGATATCAACAATTACccaaatttattcaaattcagCAGTAAAAAAGTGCAAATTAGACTTGAACATGTTCTTCAGCTTCCACACAGAATGCTGGTCTCTGTTCACACCAAAGGAATGATATAAAAGATGGCTATTCTTCTGCAACAACAACACTGATCTCACCCTTCTCCAGCATGTCATAGAAAGCTCTTGTTTTCCTCTGCTCATTCCAGTGGTGCATCTTCCACAGCCCACCAGCAAATAGTCCCAAAGTAAGGCCAATGCAGATCTCCTTGACAACACTAGGACCTTTCAAGGTAGCGTGTGCAATTTTATGAGCAGCCATCTGTTCTTTCTTGGGCAAATTTCAAGCCAGACAAACAACAAATTAGAAACTGTTGGACAAAAAGGGTAGGAAGGGTTAGTTAAGATACTCTAAGTTGCCGATTCAACCTGAAATCATATAACCTTgttgaagaaataaaaatttcTGATATCCACTTTTTTCATATAAGACAACCCTTGCACTAATTCAGATATATAGCATTATTTAATAAGTCATACTATCTACATCAAGCACTTTCTATGCTCAAACTCAACAAAAGGTAAGTCTAGTAAGAGATTGACAGACATTTTCAATGCCAAGAATCATGGATTTAACTCTCAGAAGCAATAAAATCATCCAGGAAAGTTCACGCGATAATTATAAATTAATACTCATTGTAAACAACAGAACAAGACAGAGGTTTTGGACAAAACCACCTCTATCGAAACAACACTGATGCAGAGGAGGTAAGCAGGAAGCAGAAATCTATCAAAAGATCATCTGACACATAACTCAATGAGCAAGTGAGCACAAACTGAGTTCGTGAAACCAAAGTTCGTCATATCGCAAAATACCGCTCGATACTGGTAGTATGTACCTGCCCAATAGAGGACCAGTATGAGTACGCCTTCATGTACCATATGTTGGTACACTCAGTACAAACCATACCAATAActgatcggtacaccggtacgAACCGGTAAGGGGAACCATGCATGAAACTACAGTAACCCATCTATGGAGACGATGAAGATACAGAATTAGAACAAGCTAAAGCCCTTTATTTATTCCTCGTGTTCATGATGGTGCATTATCATTTGATTGTTTCAATTTACACCAAGCAGTACAATATAACATGTAGTTATAATTAACTCTATCTGCCTCAGCCTAACAGCAATAAAGATATAATTTTTCAAACTTTAGCAACTCAATGTTAAAGCATTTTATGATTTCGCATATTTCAGTTTTCAGTGCCAAGGAACAATCCATGAATCTAAGAGAACATGAAACCAAAATTCTATcatagaattaaaaggaaaaaatcaTGTGAAATAATATTCATGATGCTAGATTTTTTAAAATAGTTTGCATCATGAACATAAAAAACAACTCAACTAATTTGGTTTATTAATCCACACATGCAGTCTCCATGGAGGTCCCGTTTTTCTGATGAATGACCTATACAGATGCTTGAGCCTCATACATGAGATTTTGTGAACAAAGACTTGAATCCCTAAATCTTTAGACCACAAAACAATTCTGCATGCGTGTGTTTCTTTTTACCCCTGTAGTGTGTGGGGGAAGGAGAAGGGTGGGACAGCATGGCATACATAAAGCAGTGGAAAATAGGCATAGAAGGGAAGTAAAAGAAAGGTCAATATACAAATATTGTTCTAAATTGAGGATAAAATAGTATTACTGAATGTTAACTCTCCGAAGGTGCAAACTTTTACATGAAGACGAAGTAAATAATGCTACAATGCATGATCCAAAAAGCCATATTACTTAACAATTTGCAGGAAACAATCTTCACAATCTTCAATATCACCTGGAAAAATGAGTTCATTGGGAACTTTTACAATAAATTTTACATTAATAGAAAGAATGATTTACTGTTTTTCCTAAGAATCAAGAGTAATCTTTCATCAAATCTAATCAAATTAACCTAGTTTTCTCCCCAAATTTCAAGATCTTCTCTGAATCAAACTCTCAAGTTTAGTTGAACTGATCAAAAGCTCCTTCCCATGAAGATTACCAGATCCCCTTTTACTCAAGTTCACAGGCTTCACTATAGAAAACCCAACAATCGCCCCTGTCTCTGGCTACACCCCTAACGATTTCCCTTAAAAAGTTTTGTACATTCTGGACATGTTCTTAATCTCAATTCCAGCT from Musa acuminata AAA Group cultivar baxijiao chromosome BXJ2-11, Cavendish_Baxijiao_AAA, whole genome shotgun sequence encodes:
- the LOC135626720 gene encoding nicotianamine synthase-like; amino-acid sequence: MQGGRGSSLSILTPHCLYIYPLGEAERGVFVLAVSLSFLIASFAMGNREERLVQRVTEIYECVSKLPTLSPSKEVNELFTELVNICIPVIAIDVSKLSSEVQAMRSELIMLCGEAEGLLESHHSDLLASYDNPLDHLRLFPYYSNYLKLSLLEYTLLARHVPNRPGRVAFVGSGPLPLTSIVLAKRHMPVAEFHNYDLDPTANDRASRLVRSDPDMAARMAFHTADVLSVTDELRGFDVVFLAALVGVDHDEKVRVIEHLARHMAPGAVLVARSAHSARAFLYPVVEPAELTGFEVLTVHHPVDEVINSVIVARKPKDDHAAGAAAVTRPCKCCEMVQGFHHFRHGSVMGDAAPEELPS
- the LOC103971980 gene encoding cytochrome c oxidase subunit 5C codes for the protein MAAHKIAHATLKGPSVVKEICIGLTLGLFAGGLWKMHHWNEQRKTRAFYDMLEKGEISVVVAEE